A section of the Flavobacterium sp. CG_23.5 genome encodes:
- a CDS encoding CocE/NonD family hydrolase translates to MKKLLVISLLFIGALVFAQDNKVNFVAENYTKKEVHIKMRDGVELFTAIYSPKDVSKKYPIIMQRTPYNCAPYGESEFKKSISPSETMMKEGYIVVYQDVRGRFMSDGLYDNMRAYIPNKKSKKDTDEASDTYDTIDWLVKNIANNNGNVGTWGISYPGFYATYSLLSNHPALKAVSPQACISDFFFDDFHHNGAYLLSYWKATPLFGPQKSKRTTEAWYKFPDLGTKDDYQFFLDAGSLSNLDKYYGKEDEFWQQLKEHVNYDDFWKKRGILQHLKTIKPAVMIVGGWFDAEDLYGPLNTYSTIEKSSKNYNTIVMGPWSHGDWARNSAEQVIGNIKFGDSISGFFQKNIEANFFRHFLKNNGKGENKLPEAYVFDTGNKEWKTYETWPPKNTEKQDFFLQENKLRKMGAKNISFQEFISDPKKPVPSFEDINQKGITPRKYMTDDQRFASRRPDVVVFETEILNDNTTLAGDILAKLQVSTSGTDADWIVKVIDVFPKDEPETKEIAPYLKMSNYHMMVRSEVMRGRFRNSFSIPEPFVANEKTAVNIKLQDVFHTFKKGHKIQIQIQSTWFPLIDLNPQTFVNNIFYAKPEDFQKQTHRVYNDSEIEFTVLK, encoded by the coding sequence ATGAAAAAATTACTTGTTATTTCACTTTTATTTATTGGAGCACTAGTCTTTGCACAAGACAATAAAGTGAATTTTGTTGCTGAAAATTACACTAAAAAAGAGGTTCACATTAAAATGCGTGATGGAGTAGAGCTCTTTACTGCTATTTATTCTCCAAAGGATGTCTCCAAAAAATATCCGATTATCATGCAAAGAACACCTTATAATTGCGCTCCTTATGGGGAAAGCGAATTTAAAAAAAGCATCTCGCCAAGTGAGACAATGATGAAAGAGGGTTATATTGTGGTATATCAAGATGTTCGTGGTCGTTTTATGAGCGATGGATTATACGACAATATGCGTGCATATATACCCAATAAAAAAAGTAAAAAAGACACCGATGAGGCATCAGATACCTACGATACTATTGATTGGTTAGTTAAAAATATTGCTAATAACAATGGGAATGTGGGTACTTGGGGTATTTCTTATCCTGGATTCTATGCTACCTATTCTTTATTGAGTAATCATCCTGCATTGAAAGCCGTTTCTCCACAGGCCTGTATCAGTGATTTCTTTTTTGATGATTTTCATCATAATGGAGCGTACTTATTAAGTTATTGGAAGGCAACTCCATTGTTTGGACCACAAAAGTCAAAACGAACTACTGAAGCATGGTACAAATTTCCGGATTTAGGTACAAAAGATGATTATCAGTTTTTTTTAGACGCTGGTTCTTTATCTAATTTAGATAAATATTATGGAAAGGAAGACGAATTTTGGCAACAGCTAAAAGAGCATGTTAACTATGATGATTTTTGGAAAAAAAGAGGCATTTTACAGCATTTGAAAACGATTAAACCAGCAGTAATGATTGTTGGAGGTTGGTTCGATGCCGAAGATTTGTATGGTCCATTAAACACCTACAGTACGATTGAAAAAAGCAGCAAAAATTACAATACTATCGTGATGGGTCCTTGGAGTCACGGGGATTGGGCAAGAAATTCAGCCGAACAGGTTATTGGTAATATTAAATTTGGAGATAGTATTTCTGGATTTTTTCAGAAAAATATTGAAGCCAACTTTTTTCGTCACTTTTTGAAAAATAATGGAAAAGGGGAAAATAAACTACCCGAAGCCTATGTTTTTGATACTGGTAACAAAGAGTGGAAAACATACGAGACTTGGCCACCCAAAAATACGGAGAAGCAAGATTTCTTTTTGCAGGAAAATAAATTGAGAAAAATGGGAGCTAAGAATATATCATTTCAAGAATTTATAAGTGATCCTAAAAAACCGGTTCCATCATTTGAAGATATTAATCAAAAAGGAATCACGCCAAGGAAATATATGACGGACGATCAGCGATTTGCTTCAAGACGCCCAGATGTAGTAGTTTTTGAAACCGAAATTCTAAATGACAATACTACTTTGGCAGGAGATATTTTAGCCAAACTGCAAGTTTCCACTTCAGGAACTGACGCCGATTGGATTGTTAAAGTAATTGATGTTTTTCCAAAAGACGAACCGGAAACCAAGGAAATTGCTCCATACCTGAAAATGAGTAATTATCACATGATGGTTAGAAGCGAAGTGATGCGTGGCCGTTTTAGAAATAGTTTTTCAATTCCGGAACCTTTCGTTGCCAATGAAAAAACGGCTGTTAACATCAAATTGCAAGATGTTTTCCATACTTTTAAAAAAGGACACAAAATCCAAATTCAAATTCAGAGCACTTGGTTTCCATTAATAGATTTGAATCCACAAACTTTTGTAAATAATATTTTTTATGCAAAACCAGAAGATTTCCAAAAACAGACACATAGGGTTTATAATGACTCTGAAATTGAGTTTACTGTTTTGAAATAA